The genomic interval atgattagatttgattgatactttgatgaaactactcttacctgacataccacaatagacttcacccaaaccatccccgtgccctccccccccctccccccctccccccccctccccccccccctaatttttttttttttttttttttttttttataagatcatctcacaaatgaccaccacaccctcacactatacccccaccccaccccccccaccccccccccaaatttttttttttgattttttttttttttttttttttttttttaagatcatctcacaaattatcaccacaccctcacactataccccccccccccccccccccgatttttttattattttattttttttttcgcttttttggaagataatgtaataaatgtccacaaccccacactatacacccctcttcactccactcctccctcctttgtgattgaaaatgagagtcccttcacctttaaaaagaaaatagatgagcggtctgcacccgcaaggcggtgctcttgtttaagattGGATCGAGTTTGGCAGTTTATAAAACATAAAGCCAATGTATGgtgcatttaaaatattattgtttcatattattattctatatggtgcatttaaaatattattgtttcatattattattctatattcagttttaaaccaaaatattatACTCCTCCTTAAATAAGTTTTTATACCCCAACTCCTTAAATAAGTTTTTATACCCCAAAACATGctatttaacaaaatttaatacaatttCGGTGATGGAAACTTCAGAAATTAACTTAAAGCTAACATttccaaattatatttatataaatacattgtgtatattttgttttgCTAGTTGAATGTTGAAATATTAGCAGTGAAAATGGTATGCGTCCATGTTGAAAAGTGTACAATGTTTTATGTTCTTGTGTTATGGACAcaaataagtgttgttttttagctctactggccgaaggcctgaagagcttatgtcatggcgtggtttctgtGGTCCGTGCGTGCACGCGtaagactttttcttgtttacgcgattaagtctacagttttcatccgattcttttcaaacttgttcagtgtctttatattaatgaggactcgaaccctattgaaaatgggttacatcagagtaaataGTCACGAATTatttccccttgaatttgagaaaattgcgAAATAAGggttgtttacgcaataaagtccacagttttcatccaatcatttcataacttgcacagtgtctttatctgaatgatgagtcaaactctaaaatgagcaatattggagTTGTAAGTCCAGAactatctccccttgaatttgagaaaaaatgaaaatctttaacattttgccataacttttgcaatattgaagatagcaacttcatatttggcatgcatgtgtatctcattgagctgcacattttgagtggtgaaaggtgaaggtcatccttcaaggttaaaggtaaaaaaaaattaaaagcggcgcagaaggggacatagtgtttccgacaaacacatttcttgtttgtttacatataaagttctatccttttgaaacttcaacggatgttttatatcatcaagggccagaagcccattgagagtgaagaaaatttgtccaacttattgttgaaaaggagccatttgaagtttaaattttacgtttcttcttgtttatgcgataaatttcccattttgggtctgtttatttaaaacttactcagattgctCATACTATCAAGGCTTGAGCCCTAtcgattccagccagtagagtgattcaggccctcatgggcctcttgttcttGAATTTGAGctacgctctgtgaaaaaggggtttaatgcatgtgcataaagtttcgttccagataagcctgtacagtcacacaggcctatcagggacgacactttacgccttttgttttaagaatgtttcttattagcaaaaatcaattgtaggcggaaagtgttgtccttgattagcctgtgcagactgcaccggcttatctgggatgacactttacgcacttgcattaaacccccttttcacagagtttggctCATTTATTTATCCATCAATTATTAAACTTTCaaataacttatttttgtttttgcgattttgtttgtttagaaTTCATTTCAATTTTATGTTTGCATCAGTCACCATAACAATTagatatttatacatgtatataagtttTGGTTTGAAACAATCTAAGTTGTGATCATTGTTGTCCACTGTTATTTACACGActaaacacttttattttattttcatttataaattatattagtATTAAAAGAATTTCAGTTCTCTTtactttgaaaacatatttatttgtttttgcttgCAAAACTTGAGAACTACACTTTTCCAGTTTGCATGTgctgtttatgttttaattttctgGATATGTATACATGCATGCATCTCATTACCAATATGTACTCATTTAAGTAAGAATGgcataattttttaaaaatggtttcaTAAGTTGTTTGTATTTTGAAATGCTCATTACTGTTGATTTGTGTCCAGTTACTGTCCGGACTATGAAAGTGCCTATGTTTCTAGCTTAAAATTGATTATAATATTTAGCGGATGctataagattttaaaatgatgaAGTTATTTTACTGGGTAACTAAAGACATTATGCCATTTagaataactttattttataacgctatttatttatgaaatgtaTGCATGAGTGTGGATTACTGGTAATTCAAATTGCTACTTTGAGTAATGTTTGTGTATAAACATATATTCTTCCAATTGCACATCATTTTTAAGTGTTTATagcataaaaacatttatttctgcTTTGACTTGTTGTCAGAATATAGAATCTGCATTTTTGTAAGGCATTTACTACAAAACATTCTACCAATGGTTTGTTTGCTCTTGATTGTAATACATTTTAGTaatagattatttaaaaaaacattttcaggaATGTTTAAGTATGCAAACAAAACTTAATCctgcagatttttttaatgtcTACACTGGACACATTTCTTTTAGCCACTTTAGTTTGTTCCCAGAGAAATGAAAGTATACTGAGAGCACGCAAACCATAAGGTTTTTCActtgaaaatattcaaacaaacacATTCACACCTGCAGGCAAGTGAAATCCAATCAAACCTCTATATAATAGTGGTATGTAACCCACATTGTAGGACATTCTGGCAACAAAGATGGAGGGAGAGCCAAAGGTGAAGAACATTGTGGCACTAGCTGAGAAAGTGCTCCCTAACACTGCCCCTCAGGGCAAGGACAGCATCGTCAGGGAGACCGAGGCTTTGAGGGCCGACTGGGAGGCATTTGTAACAGCCCTGCAAAAGGTCAGTTGATCTATCTGCTTTTGCGGTAATTTTTGTAATGAACTCTCTTATGAAGTGAAAATCCattttaggaggaaagtgttgtccatgattatcCTGTGCATTTTGGGTATATTtcctattttaataaattgtgttCGCAAATGGAATGTTTGCTGGAAGTAAAGCAATTTCAGTTAGTTTATAgttcttttattatttgttacttTTTCTCAAGAGGTCTTGGCCAGGTCACTATACCAATATTTTGACCCCAAATATTCCAGACCAAGAAAGACCTGGAGAACTGTATGGACCAATGGAAGGAGTTTGACTCCTGGTACGAGCGCTGCAACTCCTGGCTTAAGGAGGTTGagctcaaggtcaaggacacGGAGCTCAAGGCCACGCTCAAGGACAAGCAAACACAGCTGGAGAGACTGAGGAAGCTCCAGGAGGAGTTGAACGGTCGTCAAGGTGATATTGATTCTCTGAGTGACTCTGCGCAGGATCTGGTGAGGGTTAGCACGGACACTCGTGTGATCAGTCAGGCATCACAGCTCGCCTCCAAGTACCAGACCCTGAAGGTCACTGTCAAGGTATGTGGCTAacatttcttgtaaaatattggctCGTGATTTGCCTCCGTTAGCTTATTATCCCCTGCAAATGGCGGAGGGATATTGAATTTGTCTTTCCCGTCTGTCTGTTACAAAATTTATATTTGGCGGGGGATACCTTTCAACGAATTTACTTGTTACCTATGGAGGTCAAGATCAAATTCAAGATTTCTTATAAAAGACCCTAATGTGATACATATTGGTTAGCTTATTATCTATGGAGGCTGGTTTAGCCTAATAGCGAAAGTCtgaaaattaacaaataaaatgtaattaaaacaaaccCTGCAAAAATGTGCTGCAACTAATTGCACcaagcatgtttaaaaaatctGTTGACATTGAtgtgacaagtttttttttaacgtGTTACTGTGCAGTGTTTTGCAGTGTAGAACATTAAAGTGCGTATCTAAGCAGTAAAGAGTTACATAAATCTGAATAATGTTGTCCAATAACCTATGTATTCATATgttccccaccccccccccccccttttgaagcaaaatgaaaatggctttatgcaaccagcattaattcagaacagcatgcaagtaactcgcagtcttctCATCAGTGcatatctaagttgtaaaggattaaataaatttaatactgATGGGATGTTTTCAGGAGCTGTGTCGACGCTGGGAGCAGTACGTACTTGACCACCAGGCCTACACAGGTTCCTTCGAGCAGTGCAAGTCGTGGGTGGTGGCCATGCGCAGGAAGCTGCAGTCACAGGCTGATGTCAAGGGAGACAAGCGATCCGTGCAGGAGAGAATCGAGAAACTCCAGGTATGTGATGAGATATATGCTAGTAATTGGAGTCGTGTAGTTAAGCGGTGTCATTAGAGGCACTTAGGacatacaaaaaatatgtttgtttttcatgttACCAGACTTTCCATGACCCTTGATCATTTTGTTGAGTTtgtcaaattttcatttttttctgtcattattattattttttttaataatttaattgttcAGTTTCCTATCCAGTAAGGATAATAATTAATGGGCACAGAATACACTCTTTTACCAAGTGTATTTTGCATACAAAAGctttaaaaagtttgttttttgtaaataacatatattttctgTTCCTTAACAGtaaaatttcatatatattacatacagaaaatgtttttcagttatacaaaaaaacgttgaaacgtctttaaaggaaaaatatatcagaaaaaaGTGTTATGATCTGTGTTTCTACATTTTTTTTTGTAGAAAgtaataacattttttacaatgtttggTGCTATTAATGAAaagtttttgtatatttattaaattttaaaacatcctCAGGTTTTATTTATCTCCACCCAATCCTAATGTATTTGGTCAGGAAACATATAACAAACATGTTTATGCCTAAATACGAAATTAGTCACAAATTATGAGCGCAGTTTAgtgattattttcaatgaattgccgttaaatattgttttttgacATGAGTGGATATTATTGTTACTGGAAAGATTGTGTGATACTGGCTTCAATCAATGGTGATGTTAGTTGGATGTTTGGAGTGCTGGTTCTGTGAACATTTTGCTTCAAAATAACAAGATGTCATTGCGTCAGTATTGTTAAAAATCAACAGAATTTCTTAACATTTGTAAAACGTTTTTACGAATGTTTTACTTTGACCTTAAGCGTGTTCCGCTCTTAATGTTTTTGCTAGTGCTGATCAAATATGTATCAATATGCAGTCATACATGACCCCTTTTTATATgtaatgtaattaattatttgactcgtatcatgtttaattttattatatatcaaGTTTTATAACAATTTGCTGCTTTATACAGAGTAAATGGGTAAGCATAAGCCACCACAATGAAATGctaaatttaataataacatttatgttttattggtGATGATCATTTATTCTGCATACTGGTTATTGTTTATAGCTTGGCTTAGTTGTATGTTTCTAATTCTGGGAATTCTTGCAATGCATGTACCATGTGTAATCAAATAATGGCAAATGGACAAGTGCTTTGGTGTATGTGTTATGCAAGACATCTATATCAAAAAGCTTcaatttactataaaaatatttGGTTTATGTTTGTAATAACACCAtggtttaacataattattatgttgaaCATTGTGCATTATTTTATGCTTCATACATTACAAATATATGTGGTGAAAGGTAGACATATTTTATGGAAATATTGGAAGTAATTTGTTAACTTGgtttaagtttttttgtttttgtatggcAATCTATTTTTCATAACATTTATGACATTGTGTTGGACGCAGTTGAAAATTATTAGTACCTAGTCTTTGAATCCTTGATAGACTTTTTGACAGAATGGGCAAGTTTTTCCACAAACCTACATATGTGTGGGTACAAACAGGGCTgacactttaaaataatttcaaaatcacCTACAGTATCAACCATTCTTATTTGAATTGAACTATCATTGGAGGATGAAATGGGTCAATATTTTTAGATTAGATGAGTTTTTCCAAACTTGTGACAATGAGATCAACACCTATTGTCCATTTCATGAACAATGCATAGGTTGCATGTAATTGGTCGAAACAATTCTCTATAATTGTTAATTGATCGATAGATTATAAATCTTACTTATTAGTATGAATGAAATATCAAGATAAATTATCTTGCTCAtatattattagctcatctattttttgaaaaaaaattatgagctattgtcatcaccttggcgttggcgttggcgtcggcgtccggttaagttttgcgtttaggtccacttttctcagaaagtatcaatgctattgcattcaaacttggtacacttacttactatcatgaggggactgggcaggcaaagtaagataactctggcgtgcattttgacagaattatgtgccctttttatacttagaaaattgaaaatttggttaagttttgtgtttaggtccactttattcctacagtatcaaagctattgctttcatacttgcaacacttactaactatcataaggggactgtgcaggcaaagttatgtaactctaactggcatttggacggaattatgggccctttatacttagaaaattgaaaattttgttaagttttgtgttttggtccactttaccccttaactatcataaatattgctttcatacttggaacactcgcaaactatcataagggtacagtaaaaggacaagttgcataactctggttgtcatttttacggaattatggcccttttttgacttagtaacttttaatatatggttaaattttgtgtttcgatccactttacttgtaaaatatcaaggctattgctttcaaacttcatatactttcattctatcatgaggttactgtacctggcaagttgaattttaccttgacctttaaatgaccttgactctccaggtcaaattattattttgctaaaaatgcaataacttctttatttatgtgaTTAGATTttttgatactttgacaaaactactcttacctgacataccacaatagactccacccaaaccatcccccgggtctctcccccccccccccccaaccgaAACccctcccccctaattttttttttttttttttaagatcatctctcaaatgaccaccacatcctcacactatactataccccccaccaccccccaaattggttttttttgaaacggttaaaaaacacaaatatttatttttattattttatgtttggaataccgtccaaccatcgtacccaagaatacccccccccccccccccgaattccccccccctcCGAAGATCATCTTAAGATCATCTCCCAAATTACCACCCTCACACTTtacaatacccccccccccccccccccccccccccccgaattccccctcttattttttttttttttttttttttttatttttttaagatcatctcacaaatgaccaccacaccctcacactatactatactcccccccaccccacccacccccccccaatttttttttttaaacggttaaacaacacaaatatttctttttattattttatgtttgaaatactgtccaaccatcgcacccaggaatacccaccacccccccccccccctcgaatcccccccccccccccccctatttttttttaattttttttaagatcatctcataaatgaccaccacaccctcacactataccccccaccccaccccccctattttttattttttttta from Dreissena polymorpha isolate Duluth1 chromosome 1, UMN_Dpol_1.0, whole genome shotgun sequence carries:
- the LOC127864944 gene encoding muscle-specific protein 300 kDa-like is translated as MEGEPKVKNIVALAEKVLPNTAPQGKDSIVRETEALRADWEAFVTALQKTKKDLENCMDQWKEFDSWYERCNSWLKEVELKVKDTELKATLKDKQTQLERLRKLQEELNGRQGDIDSLSDSAQDLVRVSTDTRVISQASQLASKYQTLKVTVKELCRRWEQYVLDHQAYTGSFEQCKSWVVAMRRKLQSQADVKGDKRSVQERIEKLQTFHDP